Sequence from the Chloroflexota bacterium genome:
AGCGTGGACTTGCCCGCGCCGTTGGGTCCCACCACCGCCACCCGTGCTCCATGCGCGACTTGAAAAGTTATATCGCACAGCACTGGCTGGCCGTTGTATGCCACGCTCACATGCTCCACTTCCAGCCGTGCCGGCTCAGTCTCTGCAAACAACCTCTCACCCTTCACTCCTCACTCCTCACTCCTCACCTTTCAACCCATCCACAATAACCCTCGTATTATGTCGCATCATCTCGATGTAACTGGAAGGTGAGCCACCTGCTGCTCCCAAAGAGTGGGTGTATAGATTGGTAACGATTTTGACCCCCGTCTCCCGTGCCAATTGCTGCGCCAATTGAGGATTGCTGCCCGTTTCCAGGAAGATCGCCGGCGCACCACTCGCCTTGATAGCATCCACCAGCCGTGCCAATTGCCGGGCAGAGGGTGAAGCGCCCGTGCTCACACTGGGTATAACCGTGCCCACGATGCGCAAGCCATAGCGATCCGCAAAGTAGCCAAAACTCTCGTGGTTGGTCACCAGTAGGCGCCGCTGCGGTGGAATCTGCGCTATTTGCTCGGCAATCCAGGCATCCAACTCCTTGAGCTGAGTAACGTACGCCGCGGCATTGGCTGCATACACCGCTGCCCCTTCAGGATCCACCTGGCTCAACCCATCGCGAATGTTCTCCACGTAGCGGATGACCAAGTTCGGGTCGAGCCAGAAATGGGGATCGTGCTCATGTCCATGAGCCTCGCCTTCCAGAACCTCGCCCTCGTGCGGCGTACGGCTGACCAACCCTGTTGACGCCTCGATGACGACACGCTCACCACCGACGCTGCGCAGCAGCCTTTCCAGAAATGCTTCCAAGCCGGCCCCGTTGATAATCAACACCTCGCTATCGGCAACTTTGGCCACATCTGCTGGCGTCGGTTCATAACTATGCGGATCCACACCAGCAGGCAATAGCGACGACACTCTCAAACGGTCGCCGGCCACGTTCTGGGCAACGTCCGCTAGAAATGGCAGCGTCGCCACCACATCCAAGGAAGTCGTCGTTCTTGGTACTGGAGCCGCGGGACGACAGGAGACGAGCAACAAGACCAGGATCAGCATCCCTATTTGTAGGGTATTACGCATTCTCACCGCTTTCCCCCTCCTCTAGTACCTCCGCCTTCTGCCGCTCTCTGCATTCCTCGCACAAGCCATAAAACTCAAGCAAATGCCCCTTGATTTGGAAGCCCAAGCGCTGTGCAAGCAGCGCTTCCAGATCACTGACAACGCATTCCTCAAATGGGATCACGTTGCCACAACTCACACAAAGCAGAAGGTGATGCCCGCGATGGTGCATCTCCACGCAGGCCACGCGCGAACGAGCCTCACCGGCATGGATCATGCACAGCAGCCCCAACTGCGCCAAAATCTCCAGCGTGCGGTAAACGGTCGCCCTGCTCAGCGCAGGGTAAATCGCCTGCCCGCGCGCCAGCACCTCTGCTGGACTGAGGAACTCCCCTTCGCTCTCCAGCACTTGCAATACCGCCCGGCGTGGCCTGGTAATGCGATAGCCCGCTTGCTGCAAGCGTTCCGCAACGTCAGCCAACATACCCCACCCTCCGCTAATTGAGACTTTGTCTCAATTATATCCATGTGACGCATTCTTGTCAAGGGATACAGCCCGAGGTGTTGAAAGTCGCTTTTGTCATGGGATGCCATCAACGAATAAGGCAACGAATAAACGAATGCGCCACGATCTAGCCGCCATCCTCTGCTCGGCGTGGGCAACAGCCCACGCACCACATCCCTAGATTGTGGTCCAGCCGAAGCAAAGAGAGATTCGTTCCAGCGCAGCCATCCGTTGATATGGCGAACTCCGCTCAGCGCGGGCAACAGCCCACGCACCACATCCCTGGACTGTGCTCCAGCCGAAGCAAAGAGAGATTCGTTCCAGCGCAGCCATCCGTTGATATGGCGAACTCCGCTCAGCGCGGGCAACAGCCCACGCGCCACATCCCTGGACTGTGCTCCAGCCGAAGCAAAAAGAGAAATTCGTTCCGGCGCAGCTATCCGCTGGTGGCGAACTCCGCTTGGCAATGAGAATCGAGACCATGGATATACGAATGACCTTTTCTCGTTGCAACCGTCCGTTCGCATATTCCCAATATTTGACAAGTCTAAAGTCCCTGCTATAATTATGTCATAAACTAGTCCTATACGAAGGAGACTGCCATGATGTCTCAACAACCGCTGCTCTCATCTACCGAAGAGGCGCCACTGAGCGCAAAAGAGACTGCAAAACTGACTGCCAACTCTTCCCTGCACAAAGCTCTTGAAGCCTTCCACGCCCACATGGTCAGCCAAGACCTGAGCATCCACACGATCAAAGCCTTCGACAGCGATTTGCGCCTTCTCTCTCGCTACCTGGGCCAAAGGGCGGTCATCGGCCACATCAGCACCAAACAACTGGAGGACTTTCTCCACTACTTGCGCCACGAACGCGGCGTGCCCTGCAAGATGAAATCGCTGGCGCGTCGTTTGACTACACTCAAAGTCTTTTTCTCCTGGCTGGCGGAGGAAGGCATCATCCCATCTAACCCCGCTGCCCCGCTTGTCCACCAGCGCGTCAGCACTCCCCTACCCCGTGTGCTATCCGAAAAAGAAATCGCTCAGCTCCTCACCGCTACCGAGAAGTGGCGCCGCAATGCGCAAAAACCCGATGCGCGCCCCCATCTTCTGTGCATCCTGCTGCTGAGCACGGGCATCAAAAAGTCCGAGTGCATGAACATCGCTCCTACCGACATTGACATCTCCGATCCCAATATGCCCACCGTCTTCATCCGCTACGAAAGCATCCGCCAGCGCTACAAGGAGCGCAAACTGCGCCTGCCACCTCAGTTTCCCGCTGTCCTGAGAGAGTACATTTCCCAGTACAAGCCCCAGACCAAACTCTTCGAGTGCACGGCACGCAACCTGGAATACGTATTGGACGAGTGCACCAAACGGGCTGGGTTGCCATCGCGGAGCGTCTCCTTCGAGATCCTGCGCTGGACCTGCGCCGTGCGCGACCTCAAAGCGGGCATGGATGAGGACCTCCTGCGCCGCAAATTGGGCCTATCCCGCATCACCTGGGCGGATGCACTGGACAAACTCAAGAGGCTTACTGCTGCGCCGCTCTAGACACGGGAAGAAAGCGCCACATCGCCATTGCAAGCCGCCCCAGGCGGCAGGGTTTGCTCCAGGCGGACAACAGTCCGCCGTCTTTGATATGATAAAAACTTGGTGTCTTGGTGCCTTTGTAGTAAAAACTATTCCCCTCCGCCTGGCTTTGCGGCAAAATTGGAAAAAACCCATTTCTGTGCTAAAATGGTCCATTGTCCTTGTTCGGTTGAAACACGAACAGCGCAAACAACCATCTCTAGGACTTGTATGACGCGCTCATCTGCGACGAAAAATGCATACGATTTGAAGGACATGGTCACTTCCAACCGCTTAGAGGGCCTGTGGCGGCTGATGACTGGCTTTCGTTTGCCCTACCTGGCCGCCACGGTCAGCCTGGCTATTGCCGCTACTTCCAGGGCAGGAGAGCATTTCTTGCTGCGCTACTTCGTGGATCAGGTGCTGACGCAGGACCTGAGCTACTTGTGGCTGGTCGTGCTAGCATTTGTCGGGCTGGCGGCGTTAGAAGGCGGGTTCACTTTTCTCAGCGGCCGGCTGGCTGCCTACACCGCCGAGGGCATCACATTGCGCCTGCGCAACTACCTTTTCGACCACATCCAACGCTTGTCATTCACTTATCACGACCACACCTCCACCGGCGAACTGATTGAGCGTTGCACCTCCGATGTGGATGCGGTGCGCCGTTTCTTTGCCGACCAGGCTATCGGCGTGGGGCGCATCCTCTCCCTGTTCCTCATCAGCCTTGCGGCACTGTTGCGCCTGAACGTACGGTTGGCGCTGCTCTCCGTGGTCGCCGTGCCCATCCTGGTTGCCATGTCCGTCTTCTTCTTCAGGAGGGTCTCCAAAGCCTATGAAGCGATGCAGCAACAGGAAGCGGTCGTCTCCACCACTTTGCAGGAGAACCTGACCGGCGTGCGCGTAGTCAGGGCCTTTGCCCGCCAGGACTTTGAACGGCAAAAGTTCCAGCAGGATAGTTGGGAAAAGTTCCGTCGCGCGCGGTGTTTCATGACCATGCATGCGCTGTACTGGCCCATCTCCGACACAATCTGTGGCGCACAGACCCTGTTCGGCGTGGCCGTAGGCGCCTGGATGGCAATGCATGGCACCATCACTGTGGGCACCTATTTGGCTTACACTGGCTTGCTCATCTGGGTCGTCTGGCCCATACGCAACCTGGGGCGGCTCATCGTGCAGATGTCCAGCGGGCTGGTTTCTTACGAACGCGTCGCTGAGATCATCGCGCAGAAGCGCGAGCCGCTGACGGAAGGCAGATACCAGCCGCGAGGCAATGTGCGCGGTGAAATCATCTTCGATCGCGTCAGCTTCGAGTACTCTTCAGGTTATCGCGCATTGGACAATATCTCCTTCCGCTGCGTACCAGGGCAGGTAACTGCCCTGCTGGGTTCGACCGGCTCGGGCAGGACGACGCTGGTGAACCTATTGCCCCGTTTCTACGATTACACCAATGGCAGCCTGACCCTGGACGGCGTGGAGTTGAAGGACTACCCACGCCACTACCTGCGTCGGCAGATCGGCATCGTGGAGCAGGAGCCATTCCTCTTCTCGCGCACCATCCGCGAGAACTTGACCCACGGCGTCCAGCGCAAGGTCACGCAGGACGAAATAGAGGCGGCCGCGCGCCGCGGCCATTCACGATGAAATCATGCAGTTCCCAAAAGGCTATGACACGCTCGTTGGCGAGCGCGGGGTGATGCTATCTGGCGGGCAGAAACAACGCGTCGCCATTGCCCGCACGCTTTTGAAGGATCCGCGCATCCTCATCCTCGACGACGCCACCTCATCGGTGGACGTGGAGACTGAGCACCTCATTCGCCAGGCTTTGGAGCGCCTCATGCATGGCCGCACTACCTTTATCATCGCCCACCGCATCCAAAGCGTGATGAACGCCGACCTAATTCTGGTCTTTGACCAGGGTCGCATCGTGCAGATGGGTACACACGAGGAACTGCTGCAGCAAGAGGGCATCTACCGGCGCATCTATGAGCTGCAGACGCGGGTGGATGTCGAGCTAGAGAAAGAGATAGCCAGTGTCGGAATACTTTGACGAAGAGGAAGAAAAGCAAACAGAGGTCAGCCTGCAGACGCTGTGCCGCATCCTGGCTCAGACCAAGCCGCACTGGAAGTGGGTGGTTGGGTTCATGGTTTCGGTCGCCGTTGTCTCGGTGCTGGATTCGGTCTTTGCCTACCTGCGCAAGCAGATTGTTGACCAGGGCATTTTGGGCGGCAATCAGACCGTTTTTGTCCAGACATTGTTGATCTATGGCGCGACGATCCTGGCGCAAGCGCTCGGCGTATTCGCTTTCATTTATTTAGTAGGCATCTTGGGACAGCGCATCGAGTATGACCTGCGTCAGGCGATGTTCGACCACCTGCAGGAACTGTCCTTCGACTACTTCAACCGCCGGCCAGTGGGCTGGATCATGGCACGCGTGACCTCGGATTCGGAACGTGTGGCGCATCTGGTCACCTGGGGGTTGTTGGACGTGACCTGGGGACTGCTGAATATTGCCACATCCGCTGTTTTCATGTACATTATCAACTGGCGGTTGGCGCTGATTGTCCTGACCATGCTGCCTATCTTGCTGGTGGTGGCGGCGCAGTTCCAGAAGAGGATCCTCCGCGAATACCGCCGCGTGCGGCGCTTCAATTCCAAGATCACCGCCGCTTACAACGAAAATATCACCGGTGTGCGCGTGGTCAAGGCGCTTTGCCGCGAAGAGGAGAATTTGCGCGAGTTCGGCGCGCTTTCTTCGGACATGTACCGTTCTTCTTACCGTGCGGCTTGGCTTTCTGCACTGTTCCTGCCCACCGTGCAGATCATCAGCGCCTTGGGCGCGGCCAGCGTCATCGGGTACGGCGGTTGGCAAATACGCTGGGGCGGGATCACCATCGGCGGCATCCAGGCCTTTCTCTCTTACATTGGCTTTATGATGTGGCCCATCCAGGACCTGGCGCGTGTTTATGCCGAGCTGCAGCATGCCCTGGCCTCCGGCGAGCGCATCTTTGCCCTGCTGGATACGGCGCCCACCGTAGCGGACCGACCCGGCGCGGTGGAAGTGGACACCATCCGCGGCGACATTTCCTTCGAGCACGTCTATTTCGACTACGATCCAGAAACGCCCGTGCTGGAGGATTTCAATCTTTATGTCAAACAAGGCGAGACCATCGCCCTGGTGGGGCCTACCGGCGGTGGTAAGACCACCATCGTCAACCTCCTGTGCCGCTTCTACGAGCCATGTCAGGGGGTAATCCGCATCGCGGGGCGCGACTATCGGGAGTTATCATTACACTCTATCCAATCGCGCATTGGCGTGGTGCTGCAAACGCCACACCTGTTCTCCGGCACCATTCGTGAAAACATCCGCTACGGCCGCCTAGGAGCTACAGATGAGGAAGTGGAAGAGGCGGCGCTTATCGCAGGTGCACACGACTTTATCGTGAAGCTGGAGAAGGGCTACGATACAGAGGTGGGCGAAGGCGGGCAACTGCTCTCGGTGGGGCAGAAGCAACTCATCAGCCTGGCGCGGGCGGTACTGGCGCAGCCAGACATCTTTGTCATGGATGAGGCGACCAGTTCCGTGGACACGCTAACTGAAGCCTCTATCCAGAAAGGCATGGAGGCGTTGATGAAGGGCCGCACCAGCTTTATCATTGCCCATCGCCTTTCTACCATCAAGCGCGCCAACCGCATCCTGTTCATTGACCACGGGCGCATCGTCGAGATGGGCAGCCATGCCGAGCTCCTGCGTGCTAAGGGGCGCTACTACCAACTCCATGTGCAGCAATTCCAACGCGAGCTGGAGCAAGAGGTGCTGGGTCTGGAAGTCGCCGCCAACTGAGAATACGGGGGCGAATACGAGATTCGCCCCTACGCGGCGTATTGCTCCGCGCGGACAACAGTCCGCACTCTGCTGAAATGGGTCAAGGTTGAGTTGCACTTTTGCTGTTTGCTGCTATAATCAGTGCATGGCTATTTATGACCAGTATGCACGGGTATACGACGAGTCCGGGCAAATTGCCTTCAGCTTGAAGATGATCCCCTACTTGGATGAGCTATTGCAGCGCCATCCTGTGCCGGCACGTTCTATGCTCGATCTGGCCTGTGGCACGGGCACAGTGGCGGTGGCTTTTGCCCAGCAAGGGTGGGAGGTCTATGGCGTGGATGCCTCCGCGGGTATGCTGGAGCAAGCCAGGCGCAAAGCAGCGCAGATAGGGCAGTCAGTGACATTCAGTCAGCAAGATATGCGCCAATTCGTCCTGCCGCACGCGGTGGGGCTGGTCTCTTGCCTTTACGACAGCCTCAACTACATGCTCACCCTTGCTGACCTGCAGCTCGTCTTCCAGCGCGTAGCAGCGGCTCTGCTGCCGAATGGCGTGTTCATGGGCGACATGAACACCCGGGAGATGCTGGAGCATGTGTGGGATAACAACACCTTCTTTGTCGAGGGCAAGAACCTGGCCATCGTCATGGTCAGCAGCTACGACCCAGAAATGGGGCTATCCACCGTAGATGTGGTGGGCTTTGTGCGGCAGGAAAACGGGCTGTACGAGCGCTTCGAGGAACGACACATGGAAAGGGCTTACGAGAACATGCAAGTCCGGGCGGCATTGGAAAGGGCCGGCTTGCGCGTAGAAGCTGCCTACGAATGCTTCAGCTTCGACCCGCCGGATGAGGAGACCAGGCGCATCCTGTGGGTAGCAAGGGCGCACACGAATCGGGACACGGAATACGAAGCATGTAACACGCAATCCCTTCACTCCCTCCTGATCAACCATGTATAATCGCTTTCTAGGCCTCATCTACGCCATTGCCTATGCCTTGCAGCGCAGCAAGGTGGGTTTCTTGTGCCTGCGCATCGGGGCGATCTTGCTGTGCTTGTTCGCGGCTGCTTCAGTCGCCTGGCGCGGCTGGGAGCGCGGATTTGCCTGGAGCGATGCCGGCCTGATTGTGCTGTGCTTTCTCCTGGCTTTCCTGCTTTTCTGGGCGGATAGAAGGCGGTACGTAGTTTTCCGGGTGCGCCCTGTCGCTTGGACAGATGCCACACCAGACCTTGCCGCCGAAGAAAAGCTCTTTCTGCATGGCAGCGGCGTCTTTGAGGTGAGCAATATGAGCCGCTACCTGGTGGAGGTGCCGGTAGTATTCTGGACGACGCAACTGGCGGAGCATATCCTGGCAGCCAAGGTGCGCGCTTTCAATATCCTTGGCGTGGGCGTGCCCACTGATGAGCGCGGCTGGTGGTACATCTTTCTAGAACCGCGCCACGTCGTCGAAATCCAGGTTGGTGAGCTGTGCTTTGGCTTGCGCTGTCGGCCTGCGGTGCGCCTGCTCTACGAGACGAAGAAGGGTCGCCAGCCTATCCATCTGAGCTGCGAGAGCGCGGCACAATTGGCCTGCCTAGTGAAGGAACTGCGCGCCAAGGCGCAGGCAGCAAGCGGGGTAGGTGGGGAAGGTCGTTGATTTTTGCACCACAGAGCGTGCTGAGAACGGTGTCATCCTGAGCCTTGCCTCGAGCAGAGCGAAGGGGCAGCGAAGGATCTCCATCACCCCCCTCGCCCTCTGGGAGAGGGGTTGGGGGTGAGGGCCAGCCCAGCCCCTTGCGCGGACTGTGCGGAGCAAACCTTGCCGCCTGCAGTGGCTCACAATGACGGAGGGAGGCGGTTTAGACTTTGGGGTCTAGCGGTGGCAGCGGCATATTGTGCAGACGCAGCCAGGCCTCGCGGGCTTCGCCCGCTGTGCTGAAGGAGCCTGCCGCTACCACCAACCCGTCCGTGTCTGCCTGTCCCAATGCCACACGCGTGGCTTCACCTACATCAGCGATCACTTGGGTGGGAATGCCATAGCGGACTGCTTCCGTCTCTAATTGCTCTGGGTCTGCTGCGCGTGGATGGTGCGAACGAGTGAAGGTCGCACCGCGGGCATGCGGCAGCAACTGGTGCAGGATAGCTGGGATGTCTTTGTCACTGAGGATGGCGAGGACAAACCATGGCTTTCGGTTCGGGAAGTATTGCTGCAGAGTTTCGGCAAGGCAACGCGCCGAATCCACATTGTGCGCTCCGTCCACGATAAAGTAGGGGGAGCGCCCCATGATTTCGAAACGTGCTGGCCAGACCACATCGCGCAGCCCTTGACGCAACGCCGTATTGCTGACCTGCCACCCTAAGGAACGCAGCACTTCGACGGTCTGCAGGACGACAGTGGCGTTGCGCAGTTGGTGCTTGCCCAGGAGCGGAATATAAAGCTCCTTGTAAAGCCCATTGTTGGGGAGAGGGTTCTGCCCACGATGTGTGGCGGTGAATTCCTGCCCCTCCAAACTGTATTCGGTGTTGCGCCATTGCCAGTCCTTGCCGACGGCATGGAGCGGGGCATGTTTCTCGCTGGCGACGCGCTCGATCACCGCCATCGCTGCCGGCTCCTGCGGCGCAGATACGACGGGCACACCCTCTTTGATGATACCCGCCTTCTCGGTAGCGATCTTGCGCAGCGTCTTGCCAAGGATGTGCATATGGTCATGGCCAATCGTGCTGATAATGGAAACGAGCGGCAGGATGACATTGGTAGCATCCAGCCTCCCACCCAGGCCCACCTCTACGACGGCAATGTCCACCCCGACTTGCGCGAAGTAGGCAAAAGCAAGCGCCGTGGCGACCTCGAAGGTAGTCAACTCCTTATCCCGCTCCGCGATAGGGCGAATTTGACCCACAAGGGCCGCAAAGTCGGCCTCGGGGATATAGTCGTTGTTCACCTGGATGCGTTCACGGAAAGAGTGCAAGTGCGGCGAGATGTACAGTCCGGTGCGGTAGCCGGCCATCTTGAGAATGGAGGCAAGCATAGCGCAAGTGGAGCCTTTGCCTTTGGTGCCGGCAATGTGCACGCTCTGGAACTTGTGGTGCGGATTGTCCAGCGCCTCGAGCAGGCGCTCGACACGTCGCAAGTCAAAGAACTGCGGCGCGTAGGCATAGGTTGACTTGATCTCATAGTTGGTGAGGCTGTATAAATAGCTCAGCGCTTCTGGATAAGAGATGGGCACGCATTGTTCTCCTTGCATGAGATGGCCAATTTTAGCGCCAAGGGCTAGAGATGGCAAATGGGAAACGAATCATTATGGCTATGCTTGTAGTGAGCGCTTCAGCGCTCGGACTGCCTCTCCCCCTGGGAGATGGCCATCAGCGAATAGGGGAACGAATAGGCAGAGATTCGTTCATTCGTTTTGGCGCAGCCATTCGTTGATGGCATTCCTGTCCCAGGCGGACAACAGTCCGCCTGCATTCTTGGCGTGGACTATTGTCCACGCCAAGCAGATGCCAGGGATTGAAACCCCTGGCTAAAAGCGAAAAACTCCTTTCAGGGGCTTCTCACTTCAGCCGGGGAATTCATTCCCCGGCTATGTCCTCTTATTCGATAGTCTCCAGGAACTCGCGCGCCAGCCCGCCCACGTCCGCATCAGCGCGGATGCCTTCCCAGGGCTTGCCTGGCGAGACGATATTGACCACCACGATGTTGGCGCCGTTGAAGATGGCGCTGCGCGCCTCGCGCAAATCCACACCGCCCGCAGCAGAGATGAGCACGTCGAATTTGCTGCGCAGACGGTTGACATGCCGGTACTGGATTACCTTGCCACGTGTGCCCTCCTCATCCCGACCACGGTGCAGGACAACAACCCTGGGCGGCTTTCTCAACTGCGTTACCACGCGCAGCGGGTCGCTCACGCCCAGCATATCAATCATGGACTCCATGCCCAGCCGCTCACAGGCAGCGATGAAGCGGTCCAACGTCTCGATCGGCGAGCTGCCCAGCACCGTGGCGGCAGTGGCGCCCGCGGCATAGACCATCTCTGCCTCCTCGGCACCACCGTCTGACGCTTTCAAATCAGCCACGATATGTCCTGGCCAGTAGCTACGGATCGCCTGGATCCCTTTCAAGCCCTCGCGTTTGATATATGGCGTGCCTGCCTCGATCAGGACGCGCTCGCTCATTGGGATAGCCGGAAGAAGGCGACGCGCTTGTGCCCAATCCTCGTTGAACGCCAGTTGCAGGTAGCGAAAGTCGCTGCTGAGCCTGCTTCGGCTGGGCAGCGCCATGAACTGTTCTGCCACTTCTTTCGCCTCTGGCCATCCTTCGCCAAGAAGGGTTTCCAATCGGGGGTCCACACGGCCCTGGGCGCGCTGTTGTTCCAGGGCAGCTTCCAGTTGCTTGCGGATGATACGGCGCAGCATGGCCCTTTACCCCTTCTGCACGAGCTTGGCGACGGTCTCCTCCAAGTTGCTGGGCATGAAGATGATGATTTTCTCCGACGGGTCGGCAGCGATGTCGCGGATGGTCTGCAAGGTGCGCAGGTGTAGGGCACCGGGGCTCTTGGCGAGCATCTCAGCCGCTTTCATCAGGTTCTCGGCAGCGGACAGCTCGCCTTGCGAAGCAATGATCACCGCGCGGCGCTCGCGCTCCGCCTCGGCCTGCTTCGCCATGGCGCGTTTCATCTCGGCAGGCAGCTCGATCTCCTGGATCTTGATGGATTCGATGTCAATGCCCCACCCAGAAGTCTCGGCGTCCACGATCTTGCGGATGCTCTCGGCAATCTTCTCGCGCTCGCTCAGGACAAAGTCCAACTCGCTGTTGCCCACGACATCGCGCAGGGCAGTCTGCGTGTACTGGCGCACAGCATAGCCGTAATCCTCGATCTTGATGATGGCATCTTCCGGCCTCTCCACGCGGAAATAGACCACCGTGTTGGCGAGGATGGTGATGTTATCGCGAGTGATGACCTCCTGCTTGGGGATGTCCGCGGTCTTGATGCGCATGTCCACTACGCGCATGTTCTGGAAGATGGGCGCAATCCAGGTCAAACCGGGATTGCGGGTACCACTGTACTTGCCAAGAGTAAAGACCACCCCACGTTGGTACTGGTACAACATGCGGATGCCCGAGAGCAGGTAAAAGAACACAAACAGCACCACAGCCAAAAACAGCATGACCCAAAACATGGAACACCTCCTTTATGCATTCTTCGCTACAGCCTGGACGAAGCGATGCCTGGCATGTCGCGATCTTTCATTTTCATTGTACTCGAAAAGGCGCAAATTTTCCTGACAGCCACCCGACAAGCAACTGAAACTGCGCCAATATAGCACAAGACGCTGTGCTAGTCAATTAACCCTGACCGTTTGGACTGCTGAAGCATAGTTTCACAGATAGATCTCTTTGCCCTTTGCAGTGGTTGAGACGGAGGCGAATAGCAAGACCTGTCCCTACTCTCGGCGTTTGCAGCGCTGACACATTTTGACACTTGATCGCTTTGCTCTTATACTATTGTCAAGCACAAGCCAGCATGCGCAAGACAATGCGCTAGCGTCCTCGCATGGCAGGGGAGTTGGGGAGCATGAGCGATATTTTCTGAAATGGATCCAAGAGCACCGAGATGCCCTGAACTTGCTCCTTGGCCCGGGCATCCTTGTCGTGGTGGTGGGCTCGATCATCGCTTCCTTTCGTTGGCTTTGGAGGCGATGGCGTGCGCATCAGATACGCGAAGAAATCTTCCCCTTCGACGAGATTCCCCCGAACAGCGACGTAGCCCGTGTCATCCTGCCTGGCGACGAATACGGCCCCTTATCAGACCGCCTTATTCCCTATAGCGAGGGATATTTCCAGCAGGCCCTGGCACAGTGGGACAAAGCCTGGCAGGAGCATTTGCAGTCTGTAGCGGGCTTGCTCGAAAACAAAGCCATCGCTCTGCTCTGCTTGGGGCAAAAACAGGAGGCTCTCTCCACTCTCACGCAAGCCTTGCGCCAGTGGCTGCCGGCAGATGTGATTGATTTCGCGTTATACGACTTGCTGCGCACCGCGCCCCATCCGCCTGACGGCGTTGAGGAAATGATTGCCATGTTGAAAAAAGGCCCGTCGTAGCAACGATAGTAGTAACGGGCATAAAGCAGAGCGGGAAAATCACGCCGGTCTGCATTTTCGGTGACAAATCGAGGAGTGGAAAGCAATGAGAAACTGGCTATTGAAGCTAGGCAAGGTGCTCTTGAGCGTCTTGGTCCTCTGGCTGCTGCTGGAGGCAGTCGTGCGAATCTACGTTGAGGCGCCCCTCGCCAGTGATTTCTATGGCTCCATCCCACGCACGGAGGTGGCAGAAGAGCAAGCACACTACGGCGTGCAGGTCAACACTGGCCCTGGATGGGTGCACCTGGGCTGGATCGCCAACCCTGAAGCGGAGACCTACCGCATCGAGCGGCGGGCTGCCGCGGGCTGGCAGACAGTCGGGCAGGCGCAGTTCGGTTCCTTCCTATGGCGTGGGGAGGGCGGCTCCTTCCGTGTCTGGCGTGTGCCCAAGCGGGGCGGAGAAGCCACGCTGCTCGACGAGGCGCAGGCGTGGCCAACACAGGACAGTCCCCCATTGTTCGTGCCGCGCATCGCCGGGGAATGGCAATCGCTCTTCAAGCCCGCGCAGTATGGATATTACATCAATGACCACACGGTGTTCCAGGACGCGCAGGGCAACTGGCGGTTGGTGGGCATCACCTCCCTCACCGATGGCGACTATAACCAGGAAAAGTACTTTGCCGTCGCGGTGAGCAAGGATTTCCCGCCCTTGGACGGCATGCAGGAGCAGACCCCCATTGCCGATTTTGGCGAA
This genomic interval carries:
- a CDS encoding transcriptional repressor, with translation MLADVAERLQQAGYRITRPRRAVLQVLESEGEFLSPAEVLARGQAIYPALSRATVYRTLEILAQLGLLCMIHAGEARSRVACVEMHHRGHHLLLCVSCGNVIPFEECVVSDLEALLAQRLGFQIKGHLLEFYGLCEECRERQKAEVLEEGESGENA
- a CDS encoding site-specific integrase gives rise to the protein MMSQQPLLSSTEEAPLSAKETAKLTANSSLHKALEAFHAHMVSQDLSIHTIKAFDSDLRLLSRYLGQRAVIGHISTKQLEDFLHYLRHERGVPCKMKSLARRLTTLKVFFSWLAEEGIIPSNPAAPLVHQRVSTPLPRVLSEKEIAQLLTATEKWRRNAQKPDARPHLLCILLLSTGIKKSECMNIAPTDIDISDPNMPTVFIRYESIRQRYKERKLRLPPQFPAVLREYISQYKPQTKLFECTARNLEYVLDECTKRAGLPSRSVSFEILRWTCAVRDLKAGMDEDLLRRKLGLSRITWADALDKLKRLTAAPL
- a CDS encoding class I SAM-dependent methyltransferase, whose protein sequence is MAIYDQYARVYDESGQIAFSLKMIPYLDELLQRHPVPARSMLDLACGTGTVAVAFAQQGWEVYGVDASAGMLEQARRKAAQIGQSVTFSQQDMRQFVLPHAVGLVSCLYDSLNYMLTLADLQLVFQRVAAALLPNGVFMGDMNTREMLEHVWDNNTFFVEGKNLAIVMVSSYDPEMGLSTVDVVGFVRQENGLYERFEERHMERAYENMQVRAALERAGLRVEAAYECFSFDPPDEETRRILWVARAHTNRDTEYEACNTQSLHSLLINHV
- a CDS encoding zinc ABC transporter substrate-binding protein — its product is MRNTLQIGMLILVLLLVSCRPAAPVPRTTTSLDVVATLPFLADVAQNVAGDRLRVSSLLPAGVDPHSYEPTPADVAKVADSEVLIINGAGLEAFLERLLRSVGGERVVIEASTGLVSRTPHEGEVLEGEAHGHEHDPHFWLDPNLVIRYVENIRDGLSQVDPEGAAVYAANAAAYVTQLKELDAWIAEQIAQIPPQRRLLVTNHESFGYFADRYGLRIVGTVIPSVSTGASPSARQLARLVDAIKASGAPAIFLETGSNPQLAQQLARETGVKIVTNLYTHSLGAAGGSPSSYIEMMRHNTRVIVDGLKGEE
- a CDS encoding ABC transporter ATP-binding protein — encoded protein: MSEYFDEEEEKQTEVSLQTLCRILAQTKPHWKWVVGFMVSVAVVSVLDSVFAYLRKQIVDQGILGGNQTVFVQTLLIYGATILAQALGVFAFIYLVGILGQRIEYDLRQAMFDHLQELSFDYFNRRPVGWIMARVTSDSERVAHLVTWGLLDVTWGLLNIATSAVFMYIINWRLALIVLTMLPILLVVAAQFQKRILREYRRVRRFNSKITAAYNENITGVRVVKALCREEENLREFGALSSDMYRSSYRAAWLSALFLPTVQIISALGAASVIGYGGWQIRWGGITIGGIQAFLSYIGFMMWPIQDLARVYAELQHALASGERIFALLDTAPTVADRPGAVEVDTIRGDISFEHVYFDYDPETPVLEDFNLYVKQGETIALVGPTGGGKTTIVNLLCRFYEPCQGVIRIAGRDYRELSLHSIQSRIGVVLQTPHLFSGTIRENIRYGRLGATDEEVEEAALIAGAHDFIVKLEKGYDTEVGEGGQLLSVGQKQLISLARAVLAQPDIFVMDEATSSVDTLTEASIQKGMEALMKGRTSFIIAHRLSTIKRANRILFIDHGRIVEMGSHAELLRAKGRYYQLHVQQFQRELEQEVLGLEVAAN